In Pseudomonas lalkuanensis, the following are encoded in one genomic region:
- a CDS encoding SDR family NAD(P)-dependent oxidoreductase, translating into MTNRSWQGQVALVSGAGSELGIGMAIARRLGAAGVKLVVTASSARIAERVAELRAEGFEAEGRAADLTDETQVRELAAWAESLWGRIDILVNNAGMAMQGSPEPFAEVAGMDLATWNLSIARNLTTAFLLTRAVLPGMQARGYGRIVQISSTTGTRGSNPGEAAYSAAKAGLVGLNMGLALEVARQGITVNSVAPGWIGTGSSTDEERHAASYVPVGRAGRPEEVAAAVAFLASPEASYITGELLVVDGGNCLIENKAP; encoded by the coding sequence ATGACGAACAGGAGTTGGCAGGGCCAGGTGGCACTGGTCAGCGGGGCCGGCAGCGAACTGGGCATCGGCATGGCCATTGCCCGCAGGCTCGGCGCTGCCGGGGTGAAACTGGTGGTCACCGCCAGCAGCGCGCGAATCGCCGAACGGGTGGCCGAGCTGCGCGCCGAGGGCTTCGAAGCCGAGGGCAGGGCAGCGGACCTTACCGACGAAACCCAGGTTCGCGAGCTTGCCGCTTGGGCCGAATCGCTCTGGGGCCGCATCGACATTCTGGTGAACAACGCCGGCATGGCCATGCAAGGCAGCCCCGAACCTTTTGCCGAGGTTGCCGGCATGGACCTCGCCACCTGGAATCTTTCCATTGCACGCAACCTGACCACCGCCTTTCTGCTCACCCGCGCCGTGCTGCCGGGCATGCAGGCGCGGGGATACGGCCGCATCGTGCAGATCAGCTCGACTACCGGCACCCGTGGCAGCAATCCGGGCGAAGCCGCATACAGCGCCGCCAAGGCCGGCCTGGTCGGGTTGAACATGGGCCTTGCGCTGGAAGTGGCGCGCCAGGGCATCACCGTGAACAGTGTTGCACCGGGCTGGATCGGCACTGGTTCCAGCACGGACGAGGAGCGCCATGCGGCCAGCTACGTGCCGGTGGGGCGGGCAGGGCGCCCGGAGGAGGTGGCGGCGGCGGTGGCCTTCCTCGCATCGCCGGAAGCCAGCTACATCACCGGTGAGCTGCTGGTGGTGGACGGCGGCAATTGCCTGATCGAGAACAAGGCGCCGTGA
- a CDS encoding SDR family NAD(P)-dependent oxidoreductase: protein MNSPVVLITGAAGGVGRALVQRFIQGGWQVFATDLSAEGLARLQVDHLACAILAGDIRRPSTCAEAVAGALAAFGRLDALVNAAGVWREGPVDTFSEEDFDLVLDVNLKATFFMCSAAIPHLKVSGGSIVNISSDAGRQGNRNAAAYCASKGGVTLLTKTLALDLAPFGVRCNAVSPGDIETPMLKFQAEQYGGGDPKGYYRELLAKYPQGDRACFIQPEEVAELVYFLSQPGARSITGADMAIDRGVSAGN, encoded by the coding sequence ATGAACAGTCCCGTTGTCCTGATCACGGGTGCGGCCGGCGGAGTCGGCCGGGCGCTGGTCCAGCGCTTCATCCAGGGCGGCTGGCAGGTCTTTGCCACCGACCTCTCCGCCGAGGGCCTGGCGCGCTTGCAGGTGGATCATCTGGCCTGCGCCATCCTGGCCGGCGATATCCGGCGCCCGTCCACCTGCGCCGAGGCAGTGGCCGGCGCATTGGCTGCCTTCGGCCGGTTGGATGCGCTGGTCAACGCCGCTGGCGTCTGGCGTGAAGGCCCGGTGGACACCTTCAGCGAGGAAGACTTCGACCTGGTGCTGGATGTGAACCTGAAGGCCACCTTCTTCATGTGCTCGGCGGCCATCCCGCACCTGAAGGTGTCCGGGGGAAGCATCGTCAACATCTCCAGCGATGCCGGCCGCCAGGGCAACAGGAATGCCGCTGCCTATTGCGCGAGCAAGGGCGGCGTGACACTGCTGACCAAGACCCTGGCGCTGGACCTGGCGCCCTTCGGCGTGCGCTGCAATGCGGTGTCGCCCGGTGATATCGAAACCCCGATGCTGAAGTTCCAGGCCGAGCAGTACGGCGGGGGCGATCCCAAGGGGTATTACCGCGAGCTGCTGGCGAAGTATCCGCAGGGTGACCGGGCGTGCTTCATCCAGCCGGAGGAAGTGGCCGAATTGGTGTATTTCCTCTCTCAGCCGGGAGCGCGCTCCATCACGGGGGCGGATATGGCCATTGACCGGGGTGTGTCGGCGGGGAATTGA